The following proteins are encoded in a genomic region of Channa argus isolate prfri chromosome 3, Channa argus male v1.0, whole genome shotgun sequence:
- the LOC137123382 gene encoding E3 ubiquitin-protein ligase TRIM21-like, with amino-acid sequence MSGASCLQSEDLFLCCICLDVFTDPVSIPCGHNFCKICITQYWDTTDQCQCPTCSKSFLTRPQLRVNTFIAEMVSQFRHEAQQKSSKSSSEEQLAKPGKVPCDICTGTKLKALKSCLVCLVSYCETHLEPHLTASGLKRHQLMDPVKNLEDRMCRKHDKPLELFCKTDHTCVCMLCSVLDHKAHEFVPLKEEYELKKAELEKTEAEIQQMIQKRRLRIQEIKRFVNFSKEHADGEIVEGVRVFSALMEAGQRGMDELIELIEKKQRKKEKEGESLIEGLDQEISELMKRSSEVEQLSRSEDHVYLLQSFQSLIAAPPIKNWMQISFRPESHKGSVVRAVGQLEEMLNNEIKNLIKTELKRARQSAVDMTLDPDTAHPELILSDDGKQVFHKDVMKYLPDNPERFSAALCVLGKQSFCSGRFYCEVQVEGKTTWDLGVVRESVKRKGLINLSPDNGFWTIWLRNGNEYKALDEPDVSLSLKSQPEKVGVFVDYEEGLVSFYDVDAAALIYSFTGCSFTEKLYPYLSPGLNDDRKNSTPLIILSQPHTED; translated from the coding sequence ATGTCTGGTGCCAGTTGTCTGCAATCTGAAGATCTGTTTCTCTGCTGCATCTGTCTGGATGTGTTCACTGATCCAGTCTCTATACCATGTGGACACAACTTCTGCAAAATCTGCATCACTCAATATTGGGACACTACTGACCAATGCCAGTGTCCCACATGTTCAAAGTCTTTCCTCACCAGACCTCAATTACGGGTCAACACCTTTATTGCTGAGATGGTTTCTCAGTTCAGACATGAAGCTcaacagaaaagcagcaaaagcagcTCAGAGGAACAACTTGCAAAACCAGGAAAAGTTCCCTGTGACATCTGCACTGGAACCAAACTGAAGGCCCTGAAGTCCTGCCTAGTGTGTCTGGTTTCCTACTGTGAAACTCACCTGGAACCTCATCTGACAGCGTCAGGTCTGAAAAGACATCAGCTGATGGACCCTGTGAAGAACCTGGAAGACAGGATGTGTAGGAAGCACGATAAACCTCTGGAGCTGTTCTGTAAGACTGACCACACATGTGTCTGcatgctctgctctgttttaGACCACAAGGCACATGAGTTTGTTCCTCTGAAAGAAGAATATGAACTAaagaaggcagagctggagaagACAGAGGCTGAAATTCAGCAGATGATCCAGAAGAGAAGACTGAGGATTCAGGAGATCAAACGATTCGTCAACTTTAGCAAGGAGCATGCAGATGGCGAGATTGTTGAAGGTGTTCGGGTCTTCAGTGCTCTGATGGAAGCTGGTCAGAGAGGAATGGACGAACTTATCGAACTtatagaaaaaaagcagagaaagaaagagaaagagggagaatcTCTTATCGAAGGGCTGGACCAGGAAATCTCCGAGCTGATGAAGAGAAGCTCTGAGGTGGAGCAGCTCTCACGCTCTGAAGACCACGTCTACCTCCTCCAAAGCTTCCAGTCCCTAATAGCTGCTCCACCCATCAAGAACTGGATGCAGATCAGTTTTCGTCCAGAGTCACATAAGGGGTCTGTGGTGAGAGCTGTGGGTCAACTGGAGGAAATGCTCAACAATGAGATAAAGAACCTGATTAAGACTGAACTGAAGCGGGCCCGGCAGTCTGCAGTGGATATGACTCTTGATCCTGATACTGCACATCCTGAACTCATCCTGTCTGATGATGGAAAACAAGTATTTCACAAGGATGTGATGAAGTACCTTCCTGACAATCCAGAAAGATTTTCTGCAGCTCTCTGTGTATTGGGAAAGCAAAGTTTCTGTTCAGGTAGATTTTATTGTGAAGTTCAGGTTGAAGGGAAGACCACATGGGATTTAGGAGTGGTCAGAGAGTCGGTCAAGAGGAAGGGGTTGATCAACCTGAGCCCTGATAATGGTTTCTGGACTATATGGTTAAGAAATGGAAATGAGTACAAAGCTCTTGATGAACCTGATGTCAGTCTGTCCCTGAAGTCTCAGCCTGAGAAAGTGGGGGTGTTTGTGGATTACGAGGAGGGTCTGGTCTCCTTCTATGACGTAGATGCTGCAGCTCTGATCTACTCCTTTACTGGCTGCTCCTTCACTGAGAAACTCTACCCATACCTAAGTCCAGGGCTTAATGATGACAGAAAAAACTCAACCCCTCTAATTATCTTGTCTCAACCACACACAGAAGACTAA
- the LOC137123380 gene encoding E3 ubiquitin-protein ligase TRIM21-like produces the protein MSLMSLTLVKRTSQFCVFFILPFHFCFLIREMSAASCLLSEDQFLCSICLDVLTDPVSTPCGHNFCKNCITQHWDINDQCQCPMCKAIFTRRPDLRVNTLISKTVSPFRHEAELKRSSSSEQQVVKPGEVTCDVCTGTKLKALKSCLVCLVSYCETHLEPHLTASGLKRHQLMDPVENLEDRMCREHDKPLELFCKTDHTCVCMLCSVLDHETHEFVPLKEEYEGKKAELDKTEAEIQQMIQKRRMKIQEIKRTVQISKEGADRETAEGVQVFTALKESVVRGLNQLIKETEDKHKATEKQAEDSIKELEQEISELMKRSSEVEQLSRSEDHLHLLQSFHSLEAAPPTKNWTQVRVHPPSYEGSVVRALSQLEEMLSKETSELLEAELKRVQQHVVDVSFDPDTANPYLILSDDGKQVHLGDVKKNLHDNPERFSLNPCVLGKSGFFNGRFYFEVQVKGKTGSDIGVVRESINRKEDIPLSPEDGYWTIWLRKKTKYRALNDPPVCLFLKSKPKKVGVFVDYEEGLVCFYDVDAAALIYSFTGCSFTEKLYPYFNPGLNEGGKNSAPLVLFPYQSQ, from the coding sequence ATGTCCCTAATGTCCCTCACCCTTGTAAAAAGAACAtcacagttttgtgttttttttattctgccctttcacttttgtttcctTATCAGAGAAATGTCTGCTGCCAGTTGTCTGCTGTCTGAAGACCAGTTTCTGTGCTCCATCTGTCTGGATGTGTTGACTGATCCAGTCTCCACCCCATGTGGACACAACTTCTGCAAAAACTGCATCACTCAGCACTGGGATATTAATGACCAATGTCAATGTCCTATGTGTAAAGCGATTTTTACCAGAAGACCAGATTTGAGGGTCAACACCCTCATCTCTAAGACGGTTTCTCCATTCAGACATGAAGCTGAActgaaaagaagcagcagctcagaGCAACAAGTTGTCAAACCAGGAGAAGTTACCTGTGACGTCTGCACTGGAACCAAACTGAAGGCCCTGAAGTCCTGCCTGGTGTGTCTGGTCTCCTACTGTGAGACTCACCTGGAACCTCATCTGACAGCTTCAGGTCTGAAAAGACATCAGCTGATGGACCCTGTGGAGAACCTGGAAGACAGGATGTGTAGGGAGCACGATAAACCTCTGGAGCTGTTCTGTAAGACCGACCACACATGTGTCTGcatgctctgctctgttttaGACCACGAGACACATGAGTTTGTTCCTCTGAAAGAAGAATATGAAGGAAAGAAGGCAGAGCTGGACAAGACAGAGGCTGAAATTCAGCAGATGATCCAGAAGAGACGAATGAAGATTCAGGAGATCAAACGCACAGTCCAGATCAGTAAAGAAggtgcagacagagagacagcagaaGGGGTTCAGGTCTTCACTGCTCTGAAGGAGTCTGTTGTGAGAGGCCTGAACCAGCTCATAAAGGAGactgaagacaaacacaaagctaCAGAGAAACAGGCTGAAGATTCCATCAAAGAGCTGGAACAGGAAATCTCTGAGCTGATGAAGAGAAGCTCTGAGGTGGAGCAGCTCTCACGCTCTGAagaccacctccacctcctccaaaGCTTCCACTCCCTGGAAGCTGCTCCACCCACCAAGAACTGGACACAGGTCAGAGTCCATCCTCCATCATATGAGGGGTCTGTGGTGAGAGCTCTGAGTCAGCTGGAGGAGATGCTCAGTAAAGAGACTTCCGAGTTACTTGAAGCAGAGCTGAAGAGGGTCCAGCAGCATGTAGTGGATGTGTCTTTTGACCCTGATACAGCAAATCCCTATCTCATCCTGTCTGATGATGGGAAACAAGTACATCTTGGCGATGTAAAGAAAAATCTGCATGACAACCCAGAGAGATTTTCTCTCAATCCCTGTGTTttaggaaaaagtgggtttttcAATGGCCGGTTTTACTTCGAGGTCCAGGTTAAAGGGAAGACTGGGTCAGATATTGGTGTGGTCAGAGAGTCGATcaacagaaaggaagacatCCCCCTGAGCCCTGAGGATGGttactggactatatggctcagGAAAAAAACGAAGTACAGAGCTCTTAATGACCctccagtttgtttgtttttgaagtcAAAACCCAAGAAAGTGGGGGTGTTTGTGGATTATGAGGAGGGTCTGGTCTGCTTTTATGACGTAGATGCCGCAGCTCTGATCTACTCCTTTACTGGCTGCTCCTTCACTGAGAAGCTCTACCCATACTTCAACCCTGGTTTGAATGAGGGTGGAAAAAACTCTGCCCCTCTTGTCCTCTTCCCTTATCAGTCCCAGTGA
- the actr2a gene encoding actin-related protein 2-A: protein MDSQGRKVVVCDNGTGFVKCGYAGSNFPEHIFPALVGRPIIRSTAKVGNIEIKDLMVGDEASELRSMLEVNYPMENGIVRNWDDMKHLWDYTFGPEKLNIDSRNCKILLTEPPMNPTKNREKIIEVMFETYQFTGVYIAIQAVLTLYAQGLLTGVVVDSGDGVTHICPVYEGFSLPHLTRRLDIAGRDITRYLIKLLLLRGYAFNHSADFETVRMMKEKLCYVGYNIEQEQKLALETTVLVESYTLPDGRIIKVGGERFEAPEALFQPHLINVEGVGVAELLFNTIQAADIDTRAEFYKHIVLSGGSTMYPGLPSRLERELKQLYLERVLKGDVDKLSKFKIRIEDPPRRKHMVFLGGAVLADIMKDKDNFWLTRDEYQEKGTRVLEKLGVTVR, encoded by the exons atggaCAGTCAAGGAAGAAAAGTCGTGGTTTGTGACAACGGCACCGGG TTTGTCAAGTGCGGCTATGCAGGCTCCAACTTCCCTGAACACATTTTTCCCGCACTGGTCGGCCGGCCGATCATCCGCTCCACAGCCAAAGTTGGCAACATCGAAATCAAG GACCTGATGGTGGGGGATGAGGCCAGCGAGCTGCGCTCTATGCTGGAGGTGAACTACCCCATGGAGAATGGTATCGTCAGGAACTGGGACGACATGAAGCACCTGTGGGACTACacctttggcccagagaaaCTCAACATCGACTCACGCAACTGCAAGATCCTGCTGACCGAACCACCCATGAACCCCACCAAGAACCGAGAAAAGATAATTGAG GTGATGTTTGAAACATATCAGTTCACAGGAGTTTATATCGCCATCCAGGCTGTGCTCACTCTCTACGCTCAAG GTCTGCTGACTGGAGTGGTGGTGGACTCTGGCGATGGTGTGACTCACATCTGTCCGGTGTACGAGGGCTTCTCCCTGCCCCACCTGACACGACGCCTCGACATCGCAGGGAGGGACATTACACGCTACCTCATCAAG ctgctgctgctgcggggTTATGCCTTCAACCACTCTGCAGACTTTGAGACGGTGAGGATGATGAAGGAGAAGCTCTGCTATGTTGGTTACAACATTGAGCAGGAGCAGAAGCTGGCGCTCGAGACAACTGTGCTGGTGGAGTCGTATACG CTCCCTGATGGCAGGATAATCAAGGTGGGGGGTGAGAGGTTTGAAGCCCCTGAGGCTCTGTTTCAACCTCACCTCATCAACGTGGAGGGGGTGGGCGTAGCCGAGCTGCTCTTCAACACCATCCAGGCCGCAGATATCGACACAAG AGCTGAGTTCTATAAGCACATCGTCCTGTCTGGAGGCTCCACCATGTATCCCGGTCTGCCGTCTCGCCTGGAGCGAGAGCTCAAACAGCTTTACCTGGAGCGGGTGCTGAAGGGAGACGTCGACAAGCTCTCT AAATTCAAAATCAGGATAGAGGACCCCCCTCGGCGTAAACACATGGTGTTCCTGGGCGGCGCTGTGCTGGCTGACATCATGAAGGACAAGGACAACTTCTGGTTGACAAGGGATGAGTACCAGGAAAAAGGGACGAGAGTTCTGGAGAAGCTGGGAGTCACCGTCAGATGA